One part of the Desulfonema ishimotonii genome encodes these proteins:
- a CDS encoding PulJ/GspJ family protein translates to MPDRPHRGFTLFEILIAMFIFSMVVATLFSAYRAVFSRTDAINQSIDAYEMANNCLSRMVTDIRSAYIAQSPAYTPPDYDDPPDPFRIRAEDGVSGGGSFPRLRFTSFAHLPLGENMQKGIAEIVYYVQQTDDERYVLRRSDHLPPYPEFKESSGDPLLCENVKSLSFRYYDTEGEAHDTWDSESKKIGYATPKSVAIKIEVGEDSVSLFFETMIEFPVCRKEKE, encoded by the coding sequence ATGCCAGACAGACCGCACAGGGGATTCACACTTTTTGAGATCCTGATTGCCATGTTCATCTTCAGCATGGTGGTCGCAACCCTTTTCAGCGCTTACCGGGCGGTATTTTCCCGCACCGATGCCATAAACCAGAGTATTGATGCCTATGAAATGGCCAACAACTGCCTCAGCCGGATGGTGACCGATATCCGCTCCGCCTATATTGCCCAGTCCCCGGCCTATACGCCGCCCGATTATGACGATCCCCCGGACCCGTTCCGCATCCGGGCCGAAGACGGCGTCTCCGGCGGGGGCAGTTTCCCCCGGCTTCGCTTCACCTCCTTTGCCCATTTGCCGCTGGGAGAGAATATGCAAAAGGGGATTGCGGAAATCGTCTACTATGTTCAGCAGACCGATGATGAACGATACGTTCTGAGGCGATCAGACCACCTGCCGCCCTATCCCGAATTCAAAGAAAGTTCCGGCGATCCCCTCCTGTGTGAAAATGTAAAATCCCTTTCATTCAGGTACTATGACACAGAAGGGGAGGCCCATGACACCTGGGATTCCGAATCCAAGAAAATCGGATACGCCACCCCGAAATCCGTTGCGATCAAAATAGAGGTGGGGGAGGATTCCGTTTCCCTTTTCTTTGAAACCATGATAGAGTTCCCGGTCTGTAGAAAGGAAAAGGAATAG
- a CDS encoding prepilin-type N-terminal cleavage/methylation domain-containing protein, producing MTDNARPEKSPCGGFTLLEVIVAVSIIGIVLVAVFRMQSQTILMNQKARFYTLAPLLAQQALAKVSIRAEKGEISGSGDFGEELPGYAWQASGEDVESEALGEAAENLKQIDVTVSFNGDEMTYGFRTYRLMPEKG from the coding sequence TTGACGGATAACGCGCGCCCCGAAAAATCGCCCTGCGGCGGATTTACCCTTCTTGAGGTCATCGTGGCGGTCTCCATCATCGGCATTGTCCTGGTGGCGGTGTTCCGGATGCAGTCCCAGACCATTCTGATGAACCAGAAGGCCCGTTTCTATACCCTGGCCCCGCTCCTGGCCCAGCAGGCGCTGGCAAAAGTCAGCATCCGTGCGGAAAAGGGGGAGATCAGCGGCTCAGGAGATTTCGGGGAGGAGCTGCCGGGCTATGCCTGGCAGGCATCCGGGGAGGATGTCGAATCCGAAGCCCTGGGGGAAGCAGCCGAAAACCTGAAGCAGATCGACGTGACGGTCTCGTTTAACGGGGATGAGATGACCTACGGCTTCAGAACGTACCGGCTGATGCCGGAAAAGGGGTAG
- a CDS encoding prepilin-type N-terminal cleavage/methylation domain-containing protein, which translates to MGDRIIAPAAGHPGIRTIGGFTLLELMVVIALIGIMLSFSMPRFQSSLLADDSKKVSRWLIIKVRLLKNSALKAKTRHTLHADVDSGAFWITDATMDEDARATASQDAYTLPDNLELLDIEYPDTGKISSGEAVIRFYPGGYSDKAIIHLADDDDNRTSLLIETFLSKVRVYQEYVEFDG; encoded by the coding sequence TTGGGAGATCGAATAATCGCCCCGGCTGCCGGGCATCCGGGAATCAGGACCATCGGCGGGTTCACCCTGCTGGAACTGATGGTTGTCATCGCGCTGATCGGCATTATGCTCTCCTTTTCCATGCCCCGGTTCCAGAGTTCCCTGCTGGCCGATGACAGCAAAAAGGTTTCCCGCTGGCTCATCATCAAGGTCCGGTTGCTGAAAAACAGCGCCCTGAAAGCCAAAACGCGCCACACCCTTCATGCGGACGTGGATTCGGGGGCGTTCTGGATAACGGATGCAACCATGGACGAAGACGCCCGGGCAACAGCCTCCCAAGACGCATACACCCTGCCGGATAACCTGGAGCTGCTTGACATCGAATACCCGGATACCGGGAAGATATCGTCCGGTGAGGCGGTCATCCGTTTTTATCCGGGCGGCTATTCGGACAAGGCGATCATTCACCTGGCGGACGATGATGACAACCGGACCTCCCTTCTCATTGAAACCTTTTTGTCAAAGGTCAGAGTGTATCAGGAATATGTGGAATTTGACGGATAA
- the gspG gene encoding type II secretion system major pseudopilin GspG, producing the protein MDIRIPKKIMTRQGFTLIELMVVIVILGILAGLIVPRIMRRPDEAKQMKAKIQIESLETALKLYKLDNGAYPTTEQGLQALVEAPEPPPKKWPQGGYLEKGKVPKDPWGSEFVYLSPGIQGEYGITSYGADGVPDGEEYNKDINSWEIE; encoded by the coding sequence ATGGATATCAGAATTCCGAAAAAAATTATGACCCGTCAGGGCTTTACCCTGATCGAACTGATGGTGGTCATCGTCATCCTGGGCATTCTCGCCGGGCTGATCGTGCCCCGGATTATGAGAAGACCCGATGAGGCCAAGCAGATGAAGGCGAAGATCCAGATCGAAAGCCTGGAAACGGCGCTGAAGCTCTACAAGCTTGACAACGGCGCATATCCGACAACGGAACAGGGGTTGCAAGCCCTGGTGGAAGCGCCCGAACCGCCCCCGAAAAAATGGCCCCAGGGTGGCTACCTTGAAAAAGGAAAGGTGCCCAAAGACCCCTGGGGAAGCGAGTTCGTCTATCTCAGCCCCGGCATTCAGGGAGAATATGGTATCACCTCATACGGGGCGGACGGCGTACCCGATGGCGAAGAGTACAATAAGGACATAAACAGTTGGGAGATCGAATAA